One region of Cucurbita pepo subsp. pepo cultivar mu-cu-16 chromosome LG03, ASM280686v2, whole genome shotgun sequence genomic DNA includes:
- the LOC111790769 gene encoding uncharacterized protein LOC111790769, producing MSLPPSTQIDVWGFRKPFLFLEWIGMNAMLVFVMAAQGIFAAFINGWYYKAPENSLVHWIQKHVFINVWHSRKLGTLLYVIFAEIAFWGIVAGILHKLGVYWKL from the exons ATGTCTCTTCCTCCATCGACACAGATCGACGTTTGGGGGTTCCGAAAGCCATTCTTATTTCTGGAATGGATAGGAATGAATGCAATGCTGGTATTTGTAATGGCAGCTCAGGGAATCTTTGCAGCTTTTATCAATGGATGGTACTATAAAGCTCCCGAAAACTCCCTA GTTCATTGGATTCAAAAGCATGTGTTCATCAATGTTTGGCACTCAAGGAAACTGGGAACTCTGCTATATGTGATATTTGCTGAAATAGCATTCTGGGGAATAGTTGCAGGGATTTTGCACAAGCTGGGAGTGTACTGGAAACTGTGA
- the LOC111790767 gene encoding ACT domain-containing protein ACR10-like — translation MGILLDDVVLIRPSEKHDEPSVITVNCPDKTGLGCDLCRVILFFGLNIVRGDVTTDGKWCYIVLWVTGNSSTRWGLLKQRLVEVCPSCYSAATLVYFRPEPQSSKPSDMFLLKFCCHDRRGLLHDVTSVLCELELLIEKVKVSTTPDGKVMDLFFIIDTRELMHTTKRQRDTCDHLKHVLGDAMISCEIEMIGAEVMLCSPASSLPSEIAKEPDLNENSPTTSSGAKDVSVTLDNSLSPSHTLVQIVCQDHKGLIYDIMRTLKDYNIQISYGRFNKKERRSCEIDLFIVQADGKKILDQSKQNVLSTRLRMELIHPLRVTVLSRGPDTELLVANPTELSGKGRPLVFYNITLALKLLDIGIFLAEIRRYLIGDQEWEVYRVMLDEGAGSSVPRNKIKDGVRKMLMGWA, via the exons ATGGGTATTTTGCTTGACGATGTTGTGCTTATCAGGCCGTCGGAGAAACACGATGAGCCTAGCGTCATCACTGTCAATTGCCCCGATAAGACTGGGTTGGGCTGCGACTTGTGCCGCGTGATTCTCTTCTTTGGTCTAAACATTGTCCGAGGCG ATGTTACAACAGATGGTAAATGGTGCTACATAGTGTTGTGGGTGACTGGAAATTCGTCGACGAGGTGGGGATTATTGAAACAGAGGCTGGTGGAGGTTTGCCCTTCTTGTTATTCAGCTGCTACGCTTGTTTATTTCCGCCCCGAGCCACAGTCTTCAAAGCCCTCCGatatgtttcttttgaagttttgtTGCCATGACAGAAGAGGGCTTTTGCACG ATGTAACATCCGTTCTTTGCGAACTTGAGCTTCTTATAGAGAAAGTGAAAGTGTCGACTACCCCAGATGGAAAAGTGATGGATCTGTTTTTCATCATTGACACCAG GGAGCTTATGCACACAACAAAGAGACAGCGGGACACGTGTGACCACTTGAAGCATGTCTTGGGGGATGCAATGATTAGTTGTGAAATAGAGATGATTGGCGCCGAGGTTATGTTATGCTCGCCGGCATCGTCTCTTCCATCTGAAATAGCAAAAGAACCtgatttaaatgaaaattcaccTACCACATCATCAGGTGCTAAAGATGTCTCTGTCACCCTGGACAACTCGCTCAGTCCTTCTCATACCCTTGTCCAAATTGTCTGTCAAGATCACAAAGGtcttatttatgacattatGAGAACTCTCAAGGATTACAACATTCAG ATCTCTTATGGACGCTTTAATAAGAAGGAGAGAAGAAGCTGTGAGATCGATTTGTTCATCGTGCAAGCTGATGGGAAGAAGATTCTAGACCAAAGCAAGCAGAATGTTTTGTCAACACGCTTACGGATGGAACTGATTCATCCCCTCAGAGTAACTGTTTTGAGCAGAGGTCCCGACACAGAACTCTTGGTGGCAAACCCGACTGAGTTATCTGGCAAGGGTCGACCTCTTGTGTTTTATAACATCACTCTTGCTCTAAAATTGCTCGACATCGgtatttttttg GCAGAAATCAGACGCTACTTGATAGGAGACCAAGAATGGGAAGTGTACAGAGTCATGCTTGATGAAGGTGCTGGATCTTCGGTTCCCAGAAACAAGATCAAGGACGGAGTCCGAAAGATGTTGATGGGATGGGCGTAG
- the LOC111790768 gene encoding alpha carbonic anhydrase 7-like translates to MAMLIQRASALTIVVCLTSALLWSCATAQEVEDESEFNYIRGSKKGPTRWGEIKKEWAMCNNGDMQSPIDLSSKRVKVVKSLGQLKRKYKPSMAILKNRGHDITIKWEGDAGSIEINGTNYVLQQAHWHSLSEHTLNGRSYDLEVHLVHQSSNPDAKYPIAVVGVFYKIGRPDAFLGKMSRKIKELGEEKEKKAGRIDPRGIKMGGEKYYRYMGSLTVPPCTEGVIWNINKKVQTVSREQVSLLRSAVHDSAERNARPIQPHNGRHVDLYDPNPTHIIN, encoded by the exons ATGGCGATGCTAATCCAAAGAGCTTCTGCGTTGACCATCGTCGTCTGCTTAACCTCCGCCCTGCTCTGGTCGTGTGCCACCGCGCAGGAAGTCG AGGATGAAAGCGAGTTCAACTACATAAGAGGGAGCAAGAAAGGGCCAACGAGATGGGGCgagattaaaaaagaatgggCGATGTGCAACAACGGCGACATGCAATCACCCATTGATTTGTCAAGCAAAAGAGTCAAAGTTGTCAAAAGTTTAGGTCAACTTAAGAGGAAATACAAACCCTCCATGGCCATTCTCAAAAATCGAGGCCACGACATTACG ATTAAGTGGGAGGGAGACGCAGGATCAATCGAGATCAACGGAACAAATTATGTTCTTCAGCAAGCTCATTGGCACTCGCTTTCTGAACACACCCTTAATGGAAGAAGCTACGATTTAGAGGTTCATTTGGTTCACCAAAGCTCAAACCCAGACGCCAAATATCCGATTGCGGTTGTTGGCGTGTTCTACAAGATTGGTCGTCCCGATGCGTTCCTGGGCAAG ATGagtagaaaaataaaggaattgggtgaagaaaaggagaaaaaagcAGGAAGGATAGATCCTAGAGGAATCAAAATGGGTGGGGAGAAGTACTATAGATACATGGGATCCCTCACTGTCCCTCCCTGTACTGAGGGTGTCATTTGGAACATTAACAAAaag GTACAAACAGTCTCACGGGAACAAGTGAGCCTTCTGAGATCAGCGGTTCACGAT TCTGCAGAGAGGAATGCAAGACCAATCCAACCACATAATGGACGACACGTCGACCTTTATGATCCAAATCCTACGCacataattaattga